In Bradyrhizobium sp. CCBAU 051011, the following are encoded in one genomic region:
- a CDS encoding ATP-binding cassette domain-containing protein, producing the protein MTLQQIRLIIAAAIACLVAAPFVLNPFSITLLNYIGIYALAAIGLALLTGVGGIVSFGQAAFVGVAAYSTAWVTAVNGYSPWLGLALAVVLTCSIAAILGFVTLRLGGHFLSLSTVAWGLAIAFLFGNIDGLGQHNGISGIPPISIGPIALVESRQIYFLIWAIVVAVLFVCYNLLDSRIGRAMRALRGGNTLVESLGISAFQIKLVTFVIAAFLGSLSGWLYAHLGRFVSPGPFEAGMGIEYLMMAMVGGAGSILGGVVGAAIVTLLKNTVQDYLPLIAKGASGQLEIVAFSALFILFLQRARQGIVPFLAGFLPDLKQSRPQVADPLPLRDKPAPGTLLLKVREAQRRFGGLVAVNNVSFEVKSGEILGLIGPNGAGKTTMFNLLTGALRANSGEIAFAGRSITHDQQFHIARAGISRTFQHVKLRPRMTLLDNVLLGTYSRTKTGLLAGALRLNQAEEASARYEALQQLERVGLGDKPFELAGNLPLGNQRVLEIARALAADPTLLVLDEPAAGLRRQEKLKLAELLRSLRADHLTILLVEHDMEFVMSLVDRIVVLDFGSKLCEGEPAAIRSDARVQEAYLGGVA; encoded by the coding sequence ATGACACTGCAGCAGATCCGTCTCATCATTGCCGCGGCGATTGCCTGCCTCGTGGCGGCGCCCTTCGTGCTCAATCCGTTCAGCATCACCCTGCTGAACTACATCGGCATCTACGCGCTTGCGGCAATCGGGCTGGCGCTGCTGACCGGCGTTGGCGGTATTGTGTCGTTCGGCCAGGCCGCCTTTGTCGGCGTCGCAGCTTACTCGACCGCGTGGGTCACGGCGGTGAACGGCTATTCGCCATGGCTCGGACTGGCACTGGCCGTCGTTCTTACTTGCAGCATCGCGGCGATCCTGGGCTTCGTGACGCTGCGCCTGGGCGGTCACTTCCTGTCGCTGAGCACGGTCGCCTGGGGATTGGCAATCGCGTTCCTGTTCGGCAACATCGATGGCCTCGGTCAACATAACGGCATCTCGGGCATTCCGCCGATCTCGATCGGCCCGATCGCCTTGGTCGAGAGCCGGCAGATCTATTTCCTGATCTGGGCTATTGTCGTGGCGGTTCTTTTCGTCTGCTACAACCTGCTCGACTCGCGCATCGGCCGCGCGATGCGCGCGCTTCGCGGCGGCAATACGCTGGTCGAAAGCCTCGGGATCAGCGCGTTCCAGATCAAGCTGGTGACGTTCGTCATCGCTGCGTTCCTTGGCTCGCTGTCTGGATGGCTCTACGCCCATCTCGGCCGTTTCGTCAGCCCCGGACCGTTCGAAGCCGGCATGGGTATCGAATATCTGATGATGGCGATGGTCGGCGGCGCCGGCAGCATTCTGGGCGGCGTGGTTGGCGCCGCGATCGTCACGCTGCTGAAGAACACCGTGCAGGACTATCTGCCGCTGATCGCCAAGGGCGCCTCCGGCCAGCTCGAGATCGTGGCTTTCTCGGCGCTGTTCATCCTGTTCCTGCAACGTGCCCGGCAGGGCATCGTCCCGTTCCTCGCAGGCTTTCTGCCTGACCTCAAGCAGTCCCGCCCGCAGGTGGCTGACCCGTTGCCGCTCCGTGACAAACCGGCGCCGGGCACGCTCCTTCTTAAAGTGCGCGAAGCGCAGCGCCGATTTGGCGGTCTCGTCGCCGTCAACAATGTCAGCTTCGAAGTGAAATCCGGCGAGATCCTCGGGCTGATCGGGCCGAATGGCGCCGGCAAGACCACGATGTTCAACCTGCTCACCGGCGCGCTGCGCGCGAATAGCGGCGAGATCGCGTTCGCGGGCCGTTCGATCACCCACGACCAGCAATTCCACATCGCCCGCGCCGGCATCTCCCGCACCTTCCAGCACGTCAAGTTGCGCCCACGCATGACGCTGCTCGACAACGTGCTGCTCGGCACCTATTCGCGGACCAAAACCGGCCTGCTCGCCGGCGCCTTACGCCTGAACCAGGCGGAAGAGGCCAGCGCCCGCTACGAAGCGCTGCAGCAGCTCGAACGGGTCGGGCTCGGCGACAAACCATTCGAGCTCGCCGGCAATCTGCCGCTCGGCAATCAGCGCGTGCTCGAGATCGCCCGCGCGCTTGCCGCTGATCCGACGCTGCTCGTGCTCGACGAGCCGGCCGCCGGCCTTCGTCGCCAGGAGAAGCTGAAGCTTGCGGAGCTGTTGCGGTCGCTGCGCGCGGATCACCTGACCATCCTCTTGGTCGAGCACGACATGGAATTCGTCATGTCGCTGGTCGACCGCATCGTCGTACTCGATTTCGGCTCAAAGCTCTGCGAAGGCGAACCGGCGGCGATCCGCAGCGATGCCCGGGTCCAGGAAGCCTATCTCGGAGGTGTCGCGTGA